The following proteins are co-located in the Polymorphospora rubra genome:
- a CDS encoding TatD family hydrolase, which produces MRIFDPHIHMTSRTTDDYRAMAAAGVRAVVEPAFWLGQPRTNPGSFADYFDSLVGWEPYRAGQFGIRHHATIALNPKEANDPRCRPVLDLLPRYLDKDGVVAVGEIGYDSMTPEEDEAFAVQLALAVEYELPALVHTPHRDKARGTERTLAVVAESGIEPGRVVVDHLNEVTVKIVQDSGCWMGFSIYPETKMSPPRMVEILRAHGLDRMLVNSAADWGHSDPLLTRATGEAMLAAGFTDDDVDKVLWRNPVEFYGQSGRLDLSDLGPAADTFEGSSIKRGGS; this is translated from the coding sequence ATGCGTATCTTCGACCCGCACATCCACATGACGTCGCGCACCACCGACGACTACAGGGCGATGGCCGCCGCCGGGGTCCGCGCCGTCGTCGAGCCGGCGTTCTGGCTCGGGCAGCCGCGCACCAACCCCGGATCGTTCGCCGACTACTTCGACTCGCTGGTCGGCTGGGAGCCGTACCGGGCCGGGCAGTTCGGCATCCGGCACCACGCCACGATCGCGCTGAACCCCAAGGAGGCCAACGACCCCCGCTGCCGGCCGGTGCTCGACCTGTTGCCGCGCTATCTGGACAAGGACGGCGTGGTCGCGGTGGGGGAGATCGGCTACGACTCGATGACGCCGGAGGAGGACGAGGCGTTCGCCGTCCAGCTCGCCCTGGCCGTGGAGTACGAGCTGCCGGCGCTGGTGCACACCCCGCACCGGGACAAGGCCCGGGGCACCGAACGCACCCTCGCCGTCGTCGCCGAGTCCGGCATCGAACCCGGGCGGGTCGTCGTCGACCACCTCAACGAGGTGACCGTCAAGATCGTCCAGGACTCCGGCTGCTGGATGGGCTTCTCCATCTATCCGGAGACCAAGATGTCGCCGCCCCGCATGGTCGAGATCCTCAGGGCGCACGGGCTGGACCGGATGCTGGTCAACTCGGCCGCCGACTGGGGACACTCCGACCCGCTGCTGACCCGGGCCACCGGCGAGGCGATGCTCGCCGCCGGGTTCACCGACGACGACGTCGACAAGGTGCTGTGGCGCAACCCGGTCGAGTTCTACGGCCAGTCCGGGCGGCTCGACCTGTCCGACCTCGGGCCGGCCGCGGACACCTTCGAGGGCAGCTCCATCAAGCGTGGCGGAAGCTGA